Proteins co-encoded in one Candidatus Delongbacteria bacterium genomic window:
- a CDS encoding porin, protein MFPSPVLNWLLAGLALLAPLAQAQYSLTHPRGRVELEARLRTAWHHRWLFPGDEDHNKDRFYVESARLKFSGQQYRFRLAWELQLELRGHNGLERETGQEQDHQGLEARDLHLSWLPSDQLTLRMGQQKVPYGRKQLIPEHAQSIVRRPEVVNDFLPGRDRGLLLRARTPVRDWTGWLGVFTGNGENHKYDDPAGRPLYAARLEWAPLGELGGEEGDFSHSKRLRVLAGVNLAQSRDKAPALEDPRDYLRTIDGEKLLYGGDFSAKWRGWQGTLEFDHARLRPDSGDGYRAGGYMAQLQYAWRLPWNALAGWVLEPVVAYDEFNPNHRRADDTMRGLTTGINLLPDGHDFKIMLDWLHRFKLREGDANPWKEDELRLLVQLRVL, encoded by the coding sequence ATGTTCCCTTCCCCCGTCCTGAATTGGCTGCTGGCCGGCCTGGCCCTGCTGGCGCCCCTGGCCCAGGCCCAGTACAGCCTGACCCACCCCCGCGGACGCGTGGAGCTGGAAGCCCGTCTGCGCACGGCCTGGCACCACCGCTGGCTGTTCCCCGGCGACGAGGACCACAACAAGGACCGCTTCTATGTGGAGTCCGCCCGGCTCAAGTTCTCCGGCCAGCAGTACCGCTTCCGGCTGGCCTGGGAACTCCAGCTGGAGCTGCGCGGCCACAACGGCCTGGAGCGCGAGACGGGCCAGGAGCAGGACCACCAGGGTCTTGAGGCCCGCGATCTGCACCTGTCCTGGCTGCCCTCCGACCAGCTCACCCTGCGGATGGGCCAGCAGAAGGTGCCCTACGGGCGCAAGCAGCTGATTCCCGAGCACGCCCAGTCCATCGTGCGGCGGCCGGAGGTGGTCAACGACTTCCTGCCCGGCCGGGACCGCGGGCTGCTGCTGCGGGCCCGCACGCCCGTCCGTGACTGGACCGGCTGGCTGGGCGTCTTCACGGGCAACGGCGAGAACCACAAGTACGACGACCCCGCGGGCCGGCCCCTCTACGCCGCCCGGCTGGAGTGGGCGCCGCTGGGCGAACTGGGCGGCGAGGAGGGCGACTTCTCCCACTCGAAACGGCTCCGCGTGCTGGCGGGCGTCAATCTGGCCCAGAGCCGGGACAAGGCCCCGGCCCTGGAGGATCCCCGCGACTACCTGCGCACCATCGACGGGGAGAAGCTCCTCTACGGCGGCGATTTCAGCGCCAAGTGGCGGGGCTGGCAGGGCACGCTGGAGTTCGATCACGCCCGCCTGAGGCCGGACAGCGGCGACGGATACCGGGCCGGCGGCTACATGGCCCAGCTGCAGTACGCCTGGCGTCTGCCCTGGAACGCGCTGGCCGGCTGGGTGCTGGAGCCCGTGGTGGCCTACGACGAATTCAATCCCAACCACCGCCGGGCGGACGACACCATGCGCGGCCTGACCACGGGAATCAACCTGCTGCCCGACGGGCACGACTTCAAAATCATGCTGGACTGGCTGCACCGCTTCAAGTTGAGGGAAGGGGACGCGAACCCATGGAAAGAGGACGAGTTGCGGCTGCTGGTGCAGCTGAGGGTCCTGTGA
- a CDS encoding lamin tail domain-containing protein: MRRAPHACRAGLLLLACLATGCLKDDLDDGGPAAGGLVLNEFCASNGGGSVDELGEADDWVELHNPGPTALPLDGLALSDDPGDPDKFVIQGTDSLLAPGGFVVIWCDDETPPGPFHAPFKLSADGETLQLRDAAGRLLDERVFGPQLQDQSEGRVPDGAGDWQTLNPPTAGQPNEPDGEPGPGRLVVNELLASNDACCVDEHGEYDDWFELHNAGGTAVQLAGLWLSDDAATPRKFQLLPGGDSLLAPGAFAVVWCDSQPGQGPFHAAFALSGSGEDVLVTAADGETRLETVSYPAQQTDRSLGRRPDGGETWQAFDVPTPGHPNQP, from the coding sequence GTGAGGCGCGCGCCACACGCTTGCCGCGCCGGGCTCCTGTTGCTGGCCTGCCTGGCGACGGGCTGTCTGAAGGACGACCTGGACGACGGGGGTCCGGCCGCCGGCGGGCTGGTCCTGAACGAGTTCTGCGCTTCCAACGGCGGCGGTTCCGTCGACGAGCTGGGCGAGGCCGACGATTGGGTGGAACTCCACAACCCCGGCCCGACGGCCCTGCCCCTGGACGGCCTTGCCCTCAGCGACGATCCGGGCGACCCGGACAAATTCGTCATCCAGGGCACGGACAGCCTGCTGGCCCCGGGCGGCTTCGTGGTGATCTGGTGCGACGACGAGACGCCCCCCGGGCCCTTCCACGCCCCTTTCAAGCTCAGCGCCGACGGCGAGACCCTGCAGCTGCGCGACGCGGCGGGCCGGCTGCTGGACGAGCGCGTCTTCGGGCCCCAGTTGCAGGACCAGAGCGAAGGCCGCGTGCCCGACGGAGCGGGAGACTGGCAGACCCTGAACCCGCCCACGGCGGGCCAGCCCAACGAGCCGGACGGCGAGCCCGGGCCGGGCCGGCTGGTGGTCAACGAGCTGCTGGCCTCCAACGACGCCTGCTGCGTGGACGAGCACGGCGAGTACGACGACTGGTTCGAACTCCACAACGCCGGCGGCACGGCCGTGCAGCTGGCCGGACTGTGGCTCAGCGACGATGCGGCCACGCCGCGGAAGTTCCAGCTGCTGCCCGGCGGCGACAGCCTGCTGGCCCCCGGGGCCTTCGCCGTGGTCTGGTGCGACAGCCAGCCCGGCCAGGGGCCCTTCCACGCCGCTTTCGCCCTGTCGGGCTCCGGCGAGGACGTGCTGGTCACGGCCGCCGACGGCGAGACGCGGCTGGAAACCGTCAGCTATCCGGCCCAGCAGACAGACCGCTCGCTGGGCCGCCGGCCCGACGGCGGCGAGACCTGGCAAGCGTTCGACGTCCCCACGCCGGGGCACCCCAACCAGCCCTGA
- a CDS encoding SdiA-regulated domain-containing protein, with the protein MRRVFLLTAWGLLAFSCYGQAEPAPTWTLLSEVRVQVQEPSGLCLDPLSGQFWTVSDETGLVYRFDPTGRVTRTLAWSGDDLEGICTDPRDGSLWIVGERDGQAVHLSIHGTELGRFTLEPAAGRGNSGLEGIECDARGHLWLLQEKDPGRLYLWEPEGGALEIRELDFARDYSGLALDPERGGCWVVSDESESLTFLGDDGRVLEYALGLERLEGVAVAGDSIWVLSDSNATLFEIQLP; encoded by the coding sequence ATGCGCCGAGTATTCCTGTTGACCGCCTGGGGCCTGCTGGCCTTCTCCTGCTACGGGCAGGCGGAACCCGCGCCGACCTGGACGCTGCTGAGCGAGGTGCGCGTGCAGGTCCAGGAGCCTTCGGGCCTCTGTCTGGACCCGCTCAGCGGCCAGTTCTGGACCGTCTCCGACGAGACCGGCCTGGTGTATCGCTTCGATCCCACGGGCCGGGTCACCCGCACCCTGGCTTGGAGCGGCGACGACCTGGAGGGCATCTGCACGGATCCGCGCGACGGCAGCCTGTGGATCGTCGGCGAGCGCGACGGCCAGGCCGTGCACCTCTCCATCCACGGCACCGAGCTGGGGCGCTTCACCCTGGAGCCGGCCGCCGGGCGCGGCAACAGCGGCCTGGAGGGCATCGAGTGCGACGCCCGGGGTCATCTCTGGCTGCTGCAGGAGAAGGATCCCGGCCGCCTCTACCTCTGGGAGCCCGAGGGCGGGGCGCTGGAGATCCGGGAGCTGGACTTCGCCCGGGACTACTCGGGCCTGGCGCTGGATCCCGAGCGCGGCGGTTGCTGGGTGGTCAGCGACGAGTCGGAAAGCCTCACCTTCCTGGGGGACGACGGCCGGGTGTTGGAATACGCCCTGGGACTGGAGCGCTTGGAGGGCGTCGCTGTCGCCGGCGACAGCATCTGGGTCTTGTCCGATTCCAATGCGACTCTATTTGAAATCCAATTGCCGTAA
- a CDS encoding lamin tail domain-containing protein → MLRLPLALLATCAFLTGPAGAQTLLINEFLASNNAVNTDEFGDHDDWAELWNHGAEPVDLGGLWLSDGGTPWQIPTGSPEITTVSAGGFVILWFDEEPDQGPLHVDDKLGASGESVVLYAADGSTELDRRDFDAQTSNISEGRQFDGSQVWVPFSTPTPGASNGQSAVAVRERPAGLRLLGAAPNPFNPSTTVEFELARAATVSARIHDLAGREVWSAVEQQRPAGRHHLVWQPEAGQASGVYFLTLRAGSITQTQKLLFVQ, encoded by the coding sequence ATGCTGCGACTCCCCCTGGCCCTGCTGGCCACCTGTGCGTTCCTGACGGGACCGGCCGGGGCCCAGACCCTGCTGATCAACGAATTCCTGGCCTCCAACAACGCCGTCAACACCGACGAATTCGGCGACCACGACGACTGGGCCGAGCTCTGGAACCACGGCGCCGAGCCGGTGGACCTGGGCGGCCTGTGGCTGAGCGACGGCGGCACGCCCTGGCAGATCCCCACGGGTTCGCCGGAGATCACCACGGTGTCCGCCGGCGGCTTCGTCATCCTTTGGTTCGACGAAGAGCCCGACCAGGGGCCTCTGCACGTGGACGACAAGCTGGGCGCTTCGGGCGAGTCCGTCGTGCTCTACGCCGCCGATGGAAGCACGGAGCTGGATCGGCGGGACTTCGACGCCCAGACTTCGAACATCTCCGAGGGTCGCCAGTTCGACGGCTCCCAGGTCTGGGTGCCCTTCTCCACGCCCACCCCCGGCGCGAGCAACGGCCAAAGCGCCGTGGCCGTCCGGGAGCGGCCGGCGGGCCTGCGCCTGCTGGGCGCCGCGCCCAATCCCTTCAATCCCAGCACGACGGTGGAGTTCGAGCTGGCCCGTGCCGCCACGGTCAGCGCGCGCATCCACGATCTGGCGGGCCGGGAGGTCTGGAGCGCGGTGGAGCAGCAGCGCCCGGCCGGGCGGCACCACCTGGTCTGGCAGCCGGAGGCCGGCCAGGCCAGCGGCGTCTACTTCCTGACGCTGAGGGCGGGCTCCATCACGCAGACCCAGAAACTGTTGTTCGTCCAATAA
- a CDS encoding lamin tail domain-containing protein, whose amino-acid sequence MKWGLTTALVLLGTRLGMADVVINELHYNPPTSQGDDNFYEFLELVNTGAAEVDLGGWVLSGVAHTFAPGTLIPAGGYLVLAKDAATIQTAYGLTGVVQWGSGNLDNGGELVRLQDAAFAVVDEVLYDDTAEWDGPLADGGGSSLELKNPALNNNTVSSWGASSTALGTPGAQNSIYESDAFPSVSGLAHLPLQPNSTDAVTLSAQVQDDQGLLAVTLSWDTGGTPVDVPMTANGNTWSALIGPFADGTVVNVTVEAEDTANQVTTSNLYSFFVTDDAVTDADIMFTEVQYTDACFGGDDWVELHNASGADLDLGGWIFKDNDDTHVFTLPAGTLIPAGGYLVLAQNAAQLTANYGISNVVGDFGFGLSSTGDAVRLFTPWGVVVDQVSYDIVAPWPGPPVGSGPSLSLLSPALDNSLGSSWAPSGAPCGTPGLANASDIWPPVVTLAGFHSADRVRVFFNENVDAASAGTPSHYSLDGLPCLGASLVDSVTVALDFGVLSVQGQTYQLSVAGVQDLAGNASLAVTLPLVYWPAGSVVVNEILQNPLAVSDDFGEWFEVYNPNAFAVNLRNWWLEDEGTDSHLISPDADLVCAPGGYLVLAMNGNPAENGGVTPDYVYSGVTLTNGADELILRAGLTVVDRVAYDGGPTFPDPNGASMELKSTALDNALAASWLPAYTSFGAGDLGTPGALNSVSSLAAPQLGIQVAGGLATLSWTAVPGALEYELSSAPAPDGPWMVEAVTAATTLSLPQSTALRFYEVRARN is encoded by the coding sequence ATGAAGTGGGGACTGACCACCGCGTTGGTGCTGCTGGGCACGCGCCTGGGCATGGCCGACGTGGTCATCAACGAATTGCACTACAACCCGCCCACCAGCCAGGGCGACGACAACTTCTATGAGTTCCTGGAGCTGGTGAACACCGGCGCCGCGGAGGTGGATCTGGGCGGCTGGGTTCTCAGCGGCGTGGCCCACACCTTCGCCCCGGGCACGCTGATCCCGGCGGGCGGCTATCTGGTGCTGGCCAAGGACGCCGCCACCATCCAGACGGCCTACGGCCTGACGGGCGTGGTGCAGTGGGGCAGCGGCAACTTGGACAACGGCGGCGAGCTGGTCCGCCTCCAGGACGCCGCCTTCGCCGTGGTGGACGAGGTGCTCTACGACGACACGGCGGAGTGGGATGGCCCGCTGGCCGACGGCGGCGGCAGCTCGCTGGAACTGAAGAACCCGGCGCTGAACAACAACACGGTCAGTTCATGGGGCGCCAGCAGCACGGCGCTGGGCACGCCCGGCGCGCAGAACTCCATCTACGAGAGCGACGCCTTCCCCAGCGTGAGCGGCCTGGCCCACCTGCCCCTCCAGCCGAACTCGACGGATGCCGTCACACTGAGCGCCCAGGTGCAGGACGACCAGGGTCTGCTGGCCGTCACCCTGTCCTGGGACACGGGCGGCACTCCGGTGGACGTGCCCATGACGGCCAACGGCAACACCTGGTCCGCGCTGATCGGCCCCTTCGCCGACGGCACCGTCGTGAACGTCACTGTGGAGGCCGAGGACACGGCCAACCAAGTGACCACCAGCAACCTTTATTCCTTCTTCGTCACCGACGACGCCGTCACCGACGCCGACATCATGTTCACGGAGGTCCAGTACACGGACGCCTGTTTCGGCGGCGACGACTGGGTGGAGCTCCACAACGCCTCCGGCGCGGACCTCGACCTGGGCGGCTGGATCTTCAAGGACAACGACGACACGCACGTCTTCACCCTCCCCGCGGGCACTCTGATCCCCGCCGGCGGCTATCTGGTGCTGGCCCAGAACGCCGCGCAGCTGACGGCCAACTACGGGATCAGCAACGTGGTGGGCGATTTCGGTTTCGGGCTGAGCAGCACGGGCGACGCCGTGCGCCTGTTCACGCCCTGGGGCGTGGTGGTGGACCAAGTGAGCTACGACATCGTGGCGCCCTGGCCCGGCCCGCCCGTGGGCAGCGGTCCCTCACTTAGCCTGCTCAGTCCTGCGTTGGACAACAGCCTGGGATCCAGCTGGGCGCCCTCCGGCGCTCCCTGCGGCACGCCGGGCCTGGCCAACGCCAGCGACATCTGGCCGCCCGTGGTGACCCTGGCCGGTTTCCACAGCGCCGACCGCGTGCGCGTCTTCTTCAATGAGAACGTGGACGCCGCCAGCGCCGGCACCCCGTCCCACTACAGCCTGGACGGCCTGCCCTGCCTGGGCGCGAGCCTGGTGGACAGCGTCACCGTGGCGCTGGACTTCGGCGTGCTCTCCGTCCAGGGCCAGACCTATCAACTGTCGGTGGCCGGCGTCCAGGACCTGGCGGGCAACGCCTCCCTGGCCGTGACCCTGCCGCTGGTCTACTGGCCGGCGGGCAGCGTGGTGGTGAATGAAATCCTGCAGAATCCGCTGGCCGTCTCCGACGACTTCGGCGAGTGGTTCGAGGTGTACAACCCCAACGCCTTCGCGGTCAATCTGCGCAACTGGTGGTTGGAGGATGAGGGGACGGATTCGCATCTGATCTCGCCGGACGCCGATCTCGTCTGCGCCCCCGGCGGCTATCTGGTGCTGGCCATGAACGGCAACCCGGCGGAGAACGGCGGCGTCACGCCCGACTACGTCTACAGCGGGGTCACGCTGACCAACGGGGCCGACGAACTGATCCTGCGGGCCGGCTTGACAGTGGTGGACCGCGTGGCCTACGACGGCGGCCCCACCTTCCCCGATCCCAACGGCGCGTCGATGGAACTCAAATCCACCGCGTTGGACAACGCGCTGGCCGCGTCTTGGCTGCCCGCCTACACGTCCTTCGGCGCCGGCGACCTGGGCACCCCGGGCGCGCTTAACAGCGTTTCCAGCCTGGCGGCCCCGCAGCTGGGCATCCAAGTGGCCGGCGGTCTGGCAACCCTGAGTTGGACAGCCGTTCCCGGCGCGCTGGAGTACGAGCTGTCCAGCGCTCCGGCGCCGGACGGGCCCTGGATGGTGGAGGCCGTCACGGCCGCCACGACCCTCAGCCTGCCCCAGTCCACAGCCCTGCGCTTCTACGAGGTGCGGGCCCGCAACTGA
- a CDS encoding tetratricopeptide repeat protein, producing MRQQLLILALAAAALLSGCASRSEIVAFQEDLAHIKGKVDRVESRQTEQDSLLIGRVEFLKERFRDTEAVLRLLKADQLQGTEDLRNLLTEVRSTLDDAGTYNRRLAQKVDELNLILARQGLRQQRDSLALADPSWLYNQATLDRVRGLPELARSGFREYLTRFPKGEMVALCRYWIGDTWLSEQQPDSALTQYERFEKSHPDHAQVPASMLRRSLILAGKGKTEQARSLLDTVRKRWPNRPEAELAKERLEELGK from the coding sequence GTGAGACAGCAGCTGCTGATTCTGGCCCTGGCGGCCGCCGCCCTGTTGTCGGGCTGCGCCTCGCGCAGCGAGATCGTCGCCTTCCAGGAGGATCTGGCGCACATCAAGGGCAAGGTGGACCGGGTGGAGAGCCGGCAGACCGAGCAGGACAGCCTGCTCATCGGGCGGGTTGAGTTCCTGAAGGAGCGCTTCCGGGACACGGAGGCCGTGCTGCGCCTGCTCAAGGCCGACCAGCTCCAGGGGACGGAGGATCTGCGCAACCTGCTGACCGAGGTGCGCTCCACCCTGGACGACGCGGGCACCTACAACCGGCGCCTGGCCCAGAAAGTGGACGAGCTGAACCTGATCCTGGCCCGCCAGGGCCTGCGCCAGCAGCGGGACAGCCTGGCGCTGGCGGATCCCTCCTGGCTCTACAACCAGGCCACCCTGGACCGCGTGCGCGGCCTGCCGGAACTGGCGCGCTCGGGCTTCCGCGAATACCTCACCCGTTTCCCCAAGGGCGAGATGGTGGCGCTCTGCCGCTACTGGATCGGCGACACCTGGCTCTCGGAGCAGCAGCCGGACTCGGCGCTGACCCAGTACGAGCGCTTCGAGAAGAGCCACCCGGATCACGCCCAGGTGCCGGCCTCCATGCTGCGCCGCTCGCTGATCCTCGCGGGCAAGGGCAAGACCGAGCAGGCCCGCAGCCTGCTGGACACCGTGCGCAAGCGCTGGCCCAACCGTCCGGAGGCCGAACTGGCCAAGGAGCGGCTGGAGGAACTGGGCAAGTAA
- a CDS encoding TonB C-terminal domain-containing protein, with protein sequence MSTHRRRTGGSPLGRPVLASLALHAGILLLLWWGGPSLKRPEAVHVRLVRQAGGGMNRPGWVSDAPPAETPAAQPEESAAPAPEPAAPAARNSAPTMARTPNPRPTTPAQPAREPERPRRESDQATRPAAPGERTRRAGSDAGAGPRGAGSSRTGATADQPGLEGMSQYLVRLENSIQRTFKYPARSSGRKAVFHFLVDRQGRVSQLEQVGESGLPGLDLAGRSSITRAVLPPLPPVFPYDQIGVTFTFVDE encoded by the coding sequence ATGAGCACCCACCGGCGCCGGACGGGCGGATCGCCCCTGGGGCGCCCGGTGCTGGCCTCGCTGGCCCTGCACGCGGGGATTCTATTGCTCCTCTGGTGGGGCGGCCCCAGCCTGAAGCGACCCGAGGCCGTCCATGTGCGCTTGGTGCGCCAGGCCGGCGGCGGGATGAACCGGCCGGGCTGGGTCAGCGACGCGCCTCCTGCAGAGACGCCCGCCGCCCAGCCGGAGGAGAGCGCGGCGCCCGCCCCGGAACCCGCCGCCCCCGCGGCCCGCAACTCCGCCCCCACCATGGCCCGCACGCCCAATCCCCGTCCGACGACCCCCGCCCAGCCCGCCCGGGAACCTGAACGTCCCCGGCGCGAGTCCGACCAGGCCACGCGCCCGGCGGCGCCGGGGGAGCGGACCCGCCGCGCGGGCAGCGACGCGGGAGCCGGACCCCGGGGCGCCGGCAGCAGCCGCACGGGCGCGACGGCGGACCAGCCCGGGCTGGAAGGCATGAGTCAGTATCTGGTGCGGCTGGAGAATTCCATCCAGCGCACCTTCAAGTACCCGGCCCGCTCCAGCGGGCGCAAGGCGGTCTTCCACTTCCTGGTGGACCGCCAGGGCCGGGTGAGCCAGTTGGAGCAGGTGGGCGAATCGGGCCTGCCCGGGTTGGATCTGGCGGGCCGCAGCTCCATCACCCGGGCCGTTCTGCCCCCGTTGCCGCCGGTGTTTCCCTACGACCAGATCGGAGTGACTTTCACTTTTGTGGACGAATAA
- a CDS encoding biopolymer transporter ExbD — protein MKAAPDRGPLSEINVTPLVDVFLVLLVIFMITAPVLKTALEVGLPQSESGQRRGDRGVTVELRRDGQLMLGRESVRAQELGARLLDEALLLTEGDSAAARSLPVFLAADERVAYGEVVGLLDRIREAGFEDVGLMTDPPPRDSQLP, from the coding sequence ATGAAAGCCGCGCCCGACCGGGGTCCGCTCTCCGAGATCAACGTCACTCCCCTGGTGGACGTCTTCCTGGTGCTATTGGTCATTTTCATGATCACGGCACCCGTGCTGAAGACCGCCCTCGAAGTGGGCCTGCCCCAGTCCGAGAGCGGTCAGCGGCGCGGCGACCGCGGGGTCACCGTGGAACTGCGCCGGGACGGCCAGCTGATGCTGGGCCGGGAGAGCGTCCGGGCCCAGGAGTTGGGCGCGCGCCTGCTGGACGAGGCCCTGCTGCTGACGGAGGGCGACAGCGCCGCCGCCCGCTCCCTGCCCGTCTTCCTGGCCGCCGACGAGCGCGTGGCCTACGGCGAGGTGGTGGGCCTGCTGGACCGCATCCGCGAAGCCGGCTTCGAGGACGTGGGCCTGATGACCGACCCGCCCCCCCGGGATTCCCAACTCCCATGA
- a CDS encoding MotA/TolQ/ExbB proton channel family protein produces the protein MTLWSFVAHASLFSKAVLLILVVLSVLSWAAILERIRYFRRAAAAESTFEEGIDQGRGLADLVRLAEHHQGAPSALMLQQAVRRLLPPSASGAGAHRPLPAPAAWEGALGAAERRALADVDRHLSLLATVSSASPFIGLMGTVWGVMVAFLRIGGQQGQAMLEVVGPGIAEALIATVVGLATAIPATIAYNYFLASARRARDRCEALRDLISGLVREVGPA, from the coding sequence GTGACCCTGTGGAGTTTCGTCGCCCACGCCTCGCTGTTTTCCAAGGCGGTCCTGCTGATCCTGGTGGTCCTCTCCGTGCTGAGTTGGGCCGCCATCCTGGAGCGCATCCGCTACTTCCGGCGCGCGGCGGCAGCTGAATCCACCTTCGAGGAAGGCATCGACCAGGGCCGCGGACTCGCGGACCTGGTTCGTTTGGCTGAGCATCATCAGGGGGCGCCCAGCGCCCTCATGCTGCAGCAGGCGGTGCGCCGCCTGCTGCCGCCTTCCGCTTCCGGGGCCGGCGCACACCGGCCTCTTCCCGCTCCGGCGGCCTGGGAGGGCGCCCTGGGCGCCGCCGAACGCCGCGCGCTGGCGGACGTGGACCGCCATTTAAGCCTGTTGGCCACGGTCTCCAGCGCCAGCCCGTTCATCGGCCTGATGGGCACGGTCTGGGGCGTGATGGTGGCCTTCCTGCGCATCGGCGGCCAGCAGGGCCAGGCCATGCTGGAAGTCGTGGGGCCGGGCATCGCCGAGGCCCTGATCGCCACGGTGGTGGGTCTGGCCACGGCCATTCCGGCCACCATCGCCTACAACTACTTCCTGGCCTCCGCGCGCCGCGCGCGGGACCGCTGCGAAGCCCTCCGCGACCTGATCTCCGGCCTGGTGCGGGAGGTGGGACCGGCATGA
- a CDS encoding OmpA family protein, with product MSTLRTALLLSLVVAVGLGSVACKKKVDPAAEKNITQQTDDAAAAAAAAAQAEADRLAAEAAAKAEAERLAAANAAKAEAERLVREARGTAINSLSAVYFDFDKFELREDTRGSLAHHGDVLRTVSDLRVRLEGHCDENGSVAYNLALGDKRANAVKDYLVRLGLDAGRFETISYGKSRPVELGHDEAAWSVNRRCEFQALNP from the coding sequence ATGAGCACTCTGCGCACCGCCCTGCTGCTCTCGCTGGTCGTCGCTGTCGGACTGGGCAGCGTGGCTTGCAAGAAGAAGGTCGATCCGGCCGCCGAGAAGAACATCACCCAGCAGACGGATGATGCCGCCGCCGCCGCCGCGGCCGCCGCCCAGGCCGAAGCCGACCGGCTGGCCGCCGAAGCCGCCGCCAAGGCCGAAGCCGAGCGCCTGGCCGCCGCCAACGCCGCCAAGGCCGAGGCGGAGCGTCTGGTTCGCGAAGCCCGCGGCACGGCCATCAACTCGCTGTCCGCCGTCTACTTCGACTTCGACAAGTTCGAACTGCGCGAAGACACCCGCGGCAGCCTGGCCCACCACGGCGACGTGCTGCGCACGGTCAGCGACCTGCGCGTGCGGCTGGAAGGCCATTGCGACGAGAACGGCTCCGTGGCCTACAACCTGGCCCTGGGCGACAAGCGCGCCAACGCCGTCAAGGACTACCTGGTCCGGCTGGGCCTGGACGCCGGCCGCTTCGAGACCATCTCCTACGGCAAGTCCCGCCCGGTGGAGCTCGGCCACGACGAGGCCGCATGGTCCGTGAACCGGCGCTGTGAGTTCCAGGCGCTGAATCCGTGA
- a CDS encoding FAD-linked oxidase C-terminal domain-containing protein → MLTPEQLRELEAAVGAASLILDGRREAYAADELKVPHLPDVVVEPERVEQIQELLRWANRHLIPVTPRGAGTGLSGGALATRGGVILSMSRFNRILELDPLNRFAVVEPGVLNLALQEAAGQHGLFYPPDPASWESCSLGGNVAEDAGGPRCVKYGVTRNYVLQLEAVLPSGEWISCGTRTRKGVVGYSLRDLLIGSEGTLAVLTKLVLRLVPRPRCTHTLLALLPDTATAARLAGRIQLAGLTPSALEFMDERALELVRERLPLRLPAECRTVLLLESDGEPEPAEREAQRLGELCLAEGALDVLSAEGGEKRERLWDVRRRLSTTTRELFAQKLSEDIAVPLDRLAECLAECHRLGAAAGLNLLAYGHLGDGNLHVNVLSTESGAEVRARMWALVEDVYRLALRLGGTISAEHGVGCWKQPYIGWELSPLSQRLQMDVKRLFDPHNILNPGKIFDWPTTKETAI, encoded by the coding sequence ATGCTGACACCGGAACAGCTGCGGGAATTGGAGGCCGCCGTGGGAGCGGCCTCGCTCATCCTGGACGGGCGCCGGGAGGCCTACGCCGCCGACGAACTGAAAGTCCCCCACCTGCCCGACGTGGTGGTGGAGCCCGAGCGTGTGGAGCAGATCCAGGAGCTGCTGCGCTGGGCCAATCGCCACCTCATTCCCGTCACACCACGCGGGGCCGGCACCGGCCTGTCGGGCGGCGCGCTGGCCACCCGGGGCGGCGTCATCCTCTCCATGAGCCGCTTCAATCGGATCCTCGAGCTCGACCCGCTCAACCGCTTCGCCGTGGTGGAGCCCGGCGTGCTCAACCTGGCCCTGCAGGAGGCCGCTGGTCAACACGGGCTCTTCTACCCGCCGGATCCCGCCTCCTGGGAATCCTGCAGCCTGGGCGGCAACGTGGCCGAGGACGCCGGCGGCCCGCGCTGCGTCAAGTACGGCGTGACACGCAATTACGTGCTGCAGCTGGAGGCCGTCCTGCCCTCGGGGGAGTGGATCTCCTGCGGCACGCGCACGCGCAAGGGCGTGGTGGGCTACAGCCTGCGCGACCTGCTCATCGGCAGCGAGGGCACGCTGGCCGTGCTGACCAAGCTGGTCCTGCGCCTTGTGCCCCGGCCGCGCTGCACGCACACGCTGCTGGCCCTGCTGCCCGACACGGCCACGGCCGCCCGACTGGCCGGGCGCATCCAGCTGGCCGGGCTGACCCCCAGCGCGCTGGAGTTCATGGACGAACGCGCCCTGGAACTGGTCCGCGAGCGGTTGCCCCTGCGCCTGCCGGCGGAGTGCCGGACCGTGCTGCTGCTGGAGAGTGACGGCGAACCCGAGCCCGCCGAACGCGAGGCCCAGCGGCTGGGCGAACTCTGCCTGGCGGAGGGCGCGCTGGACGTGCTGAGCGCCGAGGGCGGCGAAAAACGCGAGCGCCTCTGGGACGTGCGGCGGCGCCTCTCCACCACCACGCGGGAGTTGTTCGCCCAGAAACTCTCCGAGGACATCGCCGTGCCGCTGGACCGGCTGGCGGAGTGTCTGGCGGAGTGCCACCGGCTGGGGGCCGCGGCCGGCCTCAACCTGTTGGCCTACGGGCACCTGGGGGACGGCAATCTGCATGTCAACGTGCTCAGCACTGAGAGTGGCGCGGAGGTGCGGGCCCGGATGTGGGCCCTGGTGGAGGACGTCTACCGGCTGGCGCTGCGCCTGGGCGGGACGATTTCCGCCGAACATGGTGTAGGTTGCTGGAAGCAGCCTTATATTGGATGGGAACTCAGTCCGCTGTCCCAGCGGCTGCAGATGGACGTCAAACGGCTTTTTGATCCACACAATATTTTGAACCCGGGCAAAATCTTTGATTGGCCCACAACCAAGGAGACCGCCATATGA